The genomic stretch CATCTGCCACAATACGTGGACTTTGTGGCGGATCTCGGCTTTCATCGAATCGAGCTGCAGAAACTCTATCACCGTGTGGATGTCCGGGACATCGATCCCTACCGGCGCCATCCTCCCGAAAAGATCCTCGATCAGGTGGGACTTGCCGTGGATAGAGCCAAAAAAAGAGGCTTGAGTCTTATCCTGAGCGCGGACAAACGCATCCATTACATGTTCGGGAAGCACACATCGAAGCGAAGCGACCGGAGAATGGCGGACTATGCTTATTATCTGATGAAGCGTTTCCCGAGGTTCTGCTTTCAGGCGGCTCACTATGTCCGGGTCACCCCGGACGGGATGGTCTACCCGTGCTGTAACCATCACGAATCCATGGTGATGGGCAGCATCTATGAAAAGAGCCTGACCGATATCTGGCAAGGCCCGAAATACCAGCAGCTTCGGAGCGAGTTCTTCTCCGGAAAGCCGCGGTCCCACTGCTCGACCTGCCCTATCATGACCGGTGTGGCGAAAGCCGAATTCAAACCGAATTCTCTCAAGTGGCTGTTCAAGAGGGGCTGGAGCCTGCTGGCGACGGATCTCGCCGGACTCCGCCGTTAGAGACGGGAGACCCGGGGAGCCATGCCCTATTGCGATCCCCGTCGGGCAGAGGTCCGGGGCGAAACGGGCAAGCGGCGTGTCAGGGACGGCGGTCGGGTTGAGCAAAGAAACCAACTGGAATCATCTATATGT from Deltaproteobacteria bacterium encodes the following:
- a CDS encoding radical SAM protein; translated protein: MPDSKSNRLALNFSAMVRDLKSGVAQWSALPMHMEISTNARCNLRCIMCRPRNVDVDFDSARLDLDTVAAAVDELGPNLGLLTPSSGSEPFLGDPEFLAEKCREHEIWLTVTTNGTLMTPERYAAIEDTLLYLQVSFDSHVPELYEWIRSGAKFDRVVSNLRQVIPRASAVGVDTCASAVLIEQTLPHLPQYVDFVADLGFHRIELQKLYHRVDVRDIDPYRRHPPEKILDQVGLAVDRAKKRGLSLILSADKRIHYMFGKHTSKRSDRRMADYAYYLMKRFPRFCFQAAHYVRVTPDGMVYPCCNHHESMVMGSIYEKSLTDIWQGPKYQQLRSEFFSGKPRSHCSTCPIMTGVAKAEFKPNSLKWLFKRGWSLLATDLAGLRR